One window of Mycobacteriales bacterium genomic DNA carries:
- a CDS encoding DciA family protein, with protein MSAEDGAGSGPQPQPPAGAAADPARRLLDRARRTKPVRKAQPRQGAESRWSGAGPDPRDPALLGGLVNELVRDRDWERTLTAAGLLPRWAQIVGEDIAAHCKPDRLVDGELTCIAESTAWATQLRLMSRQLMARIVAEVGPGVVTKLKVRGPTAPDWRHGPLRVMGRGPRDTYG; from the coding sequence GTGTCCGCTGAGGACGGCGCGGGTTCGGGGCCGCAGCCGCAGCCACCGGCCGGCGCGGCGGCCGACCCGGCGCGGCGGTTGCTGGACCGGGCCCGGCGTACCAAACCGGTCCGCAAGGCCCAGCCGCGCCAGGGGGCCGAGTCCAGGTGGAGCGGAGCCGGGCCGGACCCCCGCGACCCGGCGTTGCTCGGCGGGCTGGTCAACGAGCTGGTCCGGGACCGGGACTGGGAGCGCACGCTGACGGCCGCGGGGCTGTTGCCGCGGTGGGCGCAGATCGTCGGCGAGGACATCGCGGCTCATTGCAAGCCCGACCGGCTGGTCGACGGTGAGCTGACCTGCATCGCCGAGTCGACGGCGTGGGCGACCCAGCTGCGGCTGATGTCGCGACAGCTGATGGCGCGCATCGTCGCCGAGGTCGGACCGGGCGTGGTCACCAAGCTGAAAGTGCGCGGTCCGACCGCGCCGGACTGGCGTCACGGGCCGCTGCGGGTGATGGGTCGGGGGCCCCGCGACACCTACGGATGA
- the recF gene encoding DNA replication/repair protein RecF — protein sequence MYVAKLSATDFRSYPQVDLDLDAGITAFVGPNGQGKTNLIEAIGYLATLGSHRVAQDAPLVREGAERAVVRGVVVQDAREVLLEVEITPGKANRARRGGAALPKARDLLGTLRTVLFAPEDLAIVKGDPAGRRDYLDDLLVARSPRYAAVRSDYDRVLKQRNALLKSAGSARRAGAELRTLDVWDAHLAEAGAALLAGRHAMVDALRPLLDKAYAAVSGGGGPTAIDYSSSVAPEIVGTTDRELLSAAMTAALAAKRDAELDRGLTLVGPHRDDLLLSIGGLPARGYASHGESWSLALALRLAGYDLLRADGGEPVLILDDVFAELDAARRASLAELVAPAEQVLITAAVAGDVPEQLVGARVDVAAGQVRRVR from the coding sequence ATGTACGTCGCGAAGCTGTCCGCTACAGACTTCCGCTCCTACCCGCAGGTCGACCTCGACCTCGACGCCGGGATCACCGCCTTCGTCGGGCCCAACGGCCAGGGCAAGACCAACCTGATCGAAGCGATCGGCTACCTCGCCACGCTCGGCAGCCATCGGGTCGCCCAGGACGCGCCGTTGGTTCGCGAAGGCGCCGAGCGCGCGGTGGTGCGCGGGGTCGTCGTCCAGGACGCCCGCGAGGTGCTGCTCGAGGTGGAGATCACGCCGGGCAAGGCCAACCGGGCGCGCCGCGGCGGCGCGGCGCTGCCCAAGGCCCGCGACCTGCTCGGCACGTTGCGCACGGTGCTGTTCGCGCCGGAGGACCTGGCGATCGTCAAAGGTGACCCGGCGGGCCGCCGCGACTATCTCGACGACCTGCTGGTCGCCCGGTCGCCGCGATACGCGGCGGTGCGCTCGGACTACGACCGCGTGCTGAAGCAGCGGAACGCGCTGCTGAAGTCTGCCGGCTCGGCACGGCGCGCCGGCGCCGAGCTGCGCACGCTCGACGTCTGGGACGCCCACCTCGCCGAGGCCGGCGCGGCGCTGCTGGCCGGCCGTCACGCGATGGTCGACGCGTTGCGCCCCTTGCTGGACAAGGCCTACGCCGCGGTCAGCGGCGGTGGCGGGCCGACCGCGATCGACTACAGCTCCTCGGTCGCACCCGAGATCGTCGGGACGACCGACCGCGAGCTGCTGTCGGCGGCGATGACCGCGGCCCTGGCGGCCAAGCGGGACGCCGAGCTCGACCGCGGGCTGACGTTGGTCGGGCCGCATCGCGACGACCTGCTGCTCTCGATCGGTGGGCTCCCGGCGCGTGGTTACGCCAGTCACGGCGAGTCGTGGTCGCTCGCGCTCGCCCTGCGCCTGGCGGGATACGACCTGCTCCGCGCCGACGGCGGGGAGCCCGTCCTCATCCTCGACGACGTGTTCGCCGAGCTGGATGCGGCACGTCGCGCCTCACTCGCCGAGCTCGTCGCACCGGCCGAACAGGTGCTGATCACCGCGGCGGTCGCCGGCGACGTGCCGGAACAGCTCGTCGGCGCCCGAGTCGACGTCGCCGCCGGTCAGGTGCGCCGTGTCCGCTGA
- the gnd gene encoding decarboxylating 6-phosphogluconate dehydrogenase, whose protein sequence is MQLGMIGLGRMGKNMVERLRRAGHDVVGYDLSPDSGRDVDSLEALVAALAKPRAVWVMVPAGKPTSESIAALGELLDAGDLVVDGGNSRYTDDQLHSVALAEKGIGFVDCGVSGGVWGLTEGYGLMAGGDDASIERMMPVFDALRPDPESGFVHAGKVGAGHFTKMVHNGIEYGMMQAYAEGWELLEATDLVTDVRSTFASWQKGTVVRSWLLDLAVRALEEDEHLAKLKGFAQDSGEGRWTVEAAIDHAVPMPVITAALFARFASRQEDSPAMKMVAALRAQFGGHAVESTDGSSGPSSAADSISG, encoded by the coding sequence ATGCAGCTGGGAATGATCGGCCTCGGCCGAATGGGCAAGAACATGGTCGAGCGGCTGCGCCGCGCCGGCCACGACGTGGTGGGCTACGACCTCTCACCGGACTCCGGCCGCGACGTCGACAGCCTCGAGGCGCTCGTCGCCGCGCTGGCAAAGCCGCGGGCGGTGTGGGTGATGGTCCCGGCCGGCAAGCCGACGAGTGAGTCGATCGCCGCGCTCGGCGAGCTGCTCGACGCCGGGGACCTGGTGGTCGACGGCGGCAACTCGCGCTACACCGACGACCAGCTGCACTCCGTCGCGCTCGCCGAGAAGGGCATCGGGTTCGTCGACTGTGGCGTGTCCGGCGGCGTGTGGGGCCTGACCGAGGGCTACGGCCTGATGGCCGGCGGCGACGACGCATCGATCGAGCGGATGATGCCGGTGTTCGACGCGTTGCGACCCGATCCGGAGTCCGGCTTCGTCCACGCCGGCAAGGTCGGCGCCGGCCACTTCACGAAGATGGTCCACAACGGCATCGAGTACGGAATGATGCAGGCGTACGCCGAGGGCTGGGAGCTGCTGGAAGCAACCGACCTCGTCACCGACGTCCGCTCGACCTTCGCCTCGTGGCAGAAGGGGACCGTCGTACGGTCCTGGCTGCTCGACCTCGCCGTCCGCGCGCTGGAAGAGGACGAGCACCTGGCGAAGCTCAAGGGCTTCGCGCAGGACTCCGGGGAAGGTCGCTGGACGGTGGAGGCGGCGATCGACCACGCCGTACCGATGCCGGTGATCACCGCCGCGCTGTTCGCCCGGTTCGCCTCCCGGCAGGAGGACTCGCCGGCGATGAAGATGGTTGCCGCGCTGCGAGCGCAGTTCGGCGGGCACGCCGTCGAGTCGACGGACGGGTCGAGTGGGCCGTCGTCGGCAGCGGACAGCATATCCGGCTGA
- the gyrB gene encoding DNA topoisomerase (ATP-hydrolyzing) subunit B: MCRFVAHAPGERTLTYDAKSITVLEGLEAVRKRPGMYIGSTGERGLHHLVYEIVDNAVDEALAGHADTIFCTLRADGAVSVSDNGRGMPVDKHPVEKKPAVDVILTTLHAGGKFDGKSYAVSGGLHGVGASVVNALSTRLEVDIKKDGFNWFRAYVDGGKPEGQLERGEPTTDTGTTVTFWADPAIFETTQYSYETLARRLQEMAFLNAGLSITLRDERDEVPVENLFLYKGGLEDFVKHLNATKTAVHDSVIHFNNDGEGMALEVAMQWNSTYAESVYTFANTINTHEGGTHEEGFRAALTTVVNKFARDQKILKEKDDNLTGDDIREGLTAIVSVKLAQPQFEGQTKTKLGNTEAKSFVQKACNDWLASWFERNPREGKIVVSKAAQAAQARVAARKARDLARGRKGLLESSGLPGKLADCQSTNPEECELYIVEGDSAGGSAKGGRNPVFQAILPIRGKIINVEKARIDRVLQNTEVQALITALGTGIHDDFDIAKLRYHKIILMADADVDGQHIRTLLLTLLFRFMKPLVEAGHVYLASPPLYKLKWNKPNEPDYAYSDRERDGLIEAGTAAGKKLPKDEGIQRYKGLGEMNAEELWETTMNPETRVLLQVSLDDAATADEMFSVLMGEDVEARRSFITRNAKDVRFLDI; encoded by the coding sequence ATGTGCCGGTTTGTCGCCCACGCCCCAGGGGAGCGCACGTTGACCTACGACGCTAAATCCATCACCGTCCTCGAGGGTCTCGAGGCGGTGCGGAAGCGCCCAGGCATGTACATCGGCTCCACCGGCGAGCGCGGGCTGCACCACCTGGTCTACGAGATCGTCGACAACGCGGTCGACGAGGCGCTGGCCGGTCACGCGGACACCATCTTCTGCACCTTGCGCGCCGACGGCGCGGTGAGCGTGTCCGACAACGGGCGCGGCATGCCGGTGGACAAGCACCCGGTCGAGAAGAAGCCCGCCGTGGACGTCATCCTCACCACGCTGCACGCCGGCGGGAAGTTCGACGGCAAGTCCTACGCGGTGTCGGGCGGCCTGCACGGAGTCGGCGCTTCCGTGGTGAACGCGCTGTCGACCCGGCTCGAGGTGGACATCAAGAAGGACGGGTTCAACTGGTTCCGCGCCTACGTCGACGGCGGCAAGCCGGAAGGCCAGCTCGAGCGCGGCGAGCCGACGACGGACACCGGGACGACGGTGACGTTCTGGGCCGACCCGGCGATCTTCGAGACGACGCAGTACTCCTACGAGACGCTGGCGCGCCGGCTGCAGGAGATGGCGTTCCTCAACGCCGGCCTGTCGATCACGCTGCGCGACGAGCGCGACGAGGTGCCGGTCGAGAACCTGTTCCTCTACAAGGGCGGGCTCGAGGATTTCGTCAAGCACCTCAACGCGACGAAGACCGCGGTCCACGACTCCGTCATCCACTTCAACAACGACGGCGAGGGCATGGCTCTCGAAGTCGCGATGCAGTGGAACTCGACGTACGCCGAGTCGGTCTACACCTTCGCCAACACGATCAACACCCACGAGGGCGGCACCCACGAGGAGGGGTTCCGGGCGGCGCTGACCACGGTGGTCAACAAGTTCGCCCGTGACCAGAAGATCCTCAAGGAGAAAGACGACAACCTCACCGGTGACGACATCCGTGAGGGGCTGACCGCGATCGTCTCCGTCAAGCTCGCGCAACCGCAGTTCGAAGGACAGACGAAGACCAAGCTCGGCAACACCGAGGCCAAGTCGTTCGTGCAGAAGGCGTGCAACGACTGGCTCGCGTCGTGGTTCGAGCGCAACCCGCGCGAAGGCAAGATCGTGGTCTCCAAAGCGGCGCAGGCCGCGCAGGCCCGGGTCGCGGCGCGCAAGGCGCGCGACCTCGCTCGCGGGCGCAAGGGGTTGCTGGAGTCCAGCGGGCTGCCCGGCAAGCTCGCCGACTGCCAGTCGACCAACCCGGAGGAGTGCGAGCTCTACATCGTCGAGGGCGACTCAGCGGGCGGTTCGGCGAAAGGCGGCCGCAACCCGGTGTTCCAGGCGATCCTGCCGATCCGCGGCAAGATCATCAACGTCGAGAAGGCCCGCATCGACCGGGTGCTGCAGAACACCGAGGTCCAGGCGCTGATCACCGCGCTCGGCACCGGCATCCACGACGACTTCGACATCGCGAAGCTGCGCTACCACAAGATCATCCTGATGGCCGACGCCGACGTCGACGGCCAGCACATCCGTACCTTGCTGCTCACGCTGCTGTTCCGGTTCATGAAGCCGCTGGTGGAAGCCGGCCATGTCTACCTCGCCTCGCCGCCGCTGTACAAGCTGAAGTGGAACAAGCCGAACGAGCCGGACTACGCCTACTCCGACCGTGAGCGCGACGGCCTGATCGAGGCCGGCACCGCAGCCGGCAAGAAGCTGCCGAAGGACGAAGGCATCCAGCGTTACAAGGGGCTCGGCGAGATGAACGCCGAGGAGCTGTGGGAGACCACGATGAACCCCGAGACCCGGGTGCTCCTGCAGGTCAGCCTCGACGACGCGGCGACGGCCGACGAGATGTTCAGCGTCTTGATGGGCGAGGACGTCGAGGCGCGTCGGTCCTTCATCACTCGCAACGCCAAGGACGTCCGGTTCCTGGACATCTGA
- a CDS encoding DNA gyrase subunit A — protein sequence MTEITTPSGGGRVEPVGLEVEMQRSFLDYAMSVIVSRALPDVRDGLKPVHRRVLYAMYDGGYRPDRGYSKCSRVVGDVMGQYHPHGDSAIYDTLVRLAQPWAMRLPLVDGQGNFGSPGNDPAAAMRYCLPASTRVRLADGSSVEIGAIVPEAAPNSDNPIDLKVLDRNGDPVGASMLFHSG from the coding sequence TTGACCGAGATCACCACCCCGTCTGGCGGCGGCCGGGTCGAGCCAGTCGGGCTCGAAGTCGAGATGCAGCGCAGCTTCCTCGACTACGCGATGTCCGTGATCGTGTCCCGCGCGCTGCCCGACGTCCGCGACGGCCTCAAGCCGGTGCACCGCCGGGTGCTCTACGCGATGTACGACGGTGGGTATCGGCCGGATCGCGGCTACTCCAAGTGCAGCCGCGTCGTCGGTGACGTGATGGGCCAGTACCACCCGCACGGTGACTCCGCGATCTACGACACCTTGGTCCGCCTCGCGCAGCCCTGGGCGATGCGGCTCCCGCTGGTCGACGGACAGGGCAACTTCGGCTCGCCGGGCAACGATCCGGCCGCGGCGATGCGCTACTGCTTGCCGGCATCGACACGCGTGCGCCTTGCTGACGGATCTTCGGTTGAGATCGGCGCCATCGTTCCTGAAGCCGCGCCGAACTCCGACAATCCCATCGATCTCAAGGTTCTCGATCGAAATGGCGACCCCGTCGGTGCCTCGATGCTCTTTCACTCCGGCGA